One Chloroflexota bacterium DNA segment encodes these proteins:
- a CDS encoding GHMP kinase: MLIARAPVRISLAGGGTDLPAYFNQHDGIVINTTIDKYFYAILRVYDGDSLQVASSDYSTFFRQDSLGGERADDGILALPRTILHHFGIDRGLSMFLASEIPPGTGLGSSSTVTVAIIKALSIASGEHLKKPELAELACEMEIEKMGMPIGRQDQYAAAFGGLNEIVFTRYGTTVTPLDVTLDTRQRLQDNLMLFFTGSSRNSADILKKQTDASHKTGSKTVEALHRVKGMVADVKESLLRDDLTAFGQLLHENWMHKKRFAPGISNALIDESYDAARSLGAIGGKITGAGGGGFLMLYCEPEYQLAVTQALEKLGLRRMDFRFDNTGARVLMNAGLTISRTAPHGHRPGLIREAVDRPAAASNLIVNSQLLGEVPG, from the coding sequence ATGTTAATTGCCCGAGCGCCCGTGCGCATCAGTTTGGCCGGAGGAGGCACAGACCTGCCGGCCTATTTCAATCAACATGATGGTATTGTAATTAACACGACCATCGACAAATACTTTTACGCGATCCTGCGGGTCTACGATGGCGATTCCCTGCAGGTTGCATCCTCCGATTACAGCACCTTCTTTCGCCAGGACTCTCTGGGTGGCGAACGGGCGGACGATGGAATATTGGCGTTGCCAAGAACGATCCTGCACCACTTTGGCATCGACCGGGGCTTATCGATGTTCCTGGCTTCTGAGATCCCGCCCGGCACTGGCCTGGGCTCATCCAGCACGGTGACGGTGGCTATTATCAAGGCCTTGAGCATCGCCTCGGGAGAGCATCTAAAAAAACCGGAACTGGCGGAACTGGCCTGTGAGATGGAAATCGAAAAGATGGGCATGCCCATTGGCAGGCAGGATCAGTACGCCGCGGCATTTGGCGGGCTCAACGAGATTGTTTTCACCAGGTATGGGACAACTGTCACTCCGCTCGATGTCACCCTGGATACCCGCCAGCGACTTCAGGACAATCTCATGCTCTTTTTCACGGGCAGCTCGCGCAACTCGGCGGATATCCTGAAAAAGCAGACCGATGCCAGTCACAAGACCGGTTCAAAAACGGTGGAAGCACTTCATCGTGTCAAGGGCATGGTGGCCGATGTGAAAGAGAGTTTGCTACGAGACGACTTGACTGCCTTTGGCCAACTTCTTCACGAAAACTGGATGCACAAAAAACGTTTCGCTCCCGGAATCAGCAACGCGCTGATCGATGAGAGCTACGATGCGGCCCGGTCCTTGGGCGCAATTGGCGGCAAGATCACCGGGGCTGGCGGCGGCGGATTCCTGATGCTCTATTGCGAACCGGAATACCAATTGGCTGTCACCCAGGCTCTGGAGAAACTGGGCCTGCGCCGCATGGATTTTCGCTTCGACAACACCGGTGCGCGCGTGCTGATGAACGCCGGCCTCACCATTTCCCGCACTGCGCCGCATGGGCACCGGCCCGGATTGATTCGCGAGGCCGTCGACCGGCCGGCTGCGGCGTCAAACCTGATCGTCAATTCCCAATTGTTGGGCGAGGTGCCCGGATGA
- a CDS encoding sugar transferase: protein MTEKSKRRIKVALVVIDGIAVALALLAAYWLRIGSGLLPERAFEEFAIYLRVSLLIVPIWLVIFAANNLYDVRTVLGGLDVYIDIAKSGMYAIVAVIMLGYWVRIATLSRGWLILLWFFGVLFVGAGRFLFRQIIYWLRRQGHLRTRTLIVGANEQGMAIARQFRAASSAGVEIVGFIDDFLPAGAMVKLTESGPQDDCSLRVLGGPDRLQDVAAQYDVAEVVVVSNAVAWETFQEIMQDASLAGDEVPFEIRLSPGFYEILTTGVQVTHEAHVPLLLVNRQRITGFDALLKSGLDYGLAALNLVIALPLMGLIGVALRWNKKGPALERHRVLASGGGTFTTWKFHTGLGHTPRPLFAHPLIGTVESERDMASGVAAATQVSGLQRFLFNTGLDKMPQLINILRGEMSLVGPRTVSVGQADVHSTWLPNLLTVKPGITGPWAVGEKRTLADEMRLTMYYIRNWTIWLDLQILLQTAQRVLRLERGKAQMPDR, encoded by the coding sequence ATGACCGAAAAAAGCAAGCGGCGGATAAAGGTCGCTTTGGTCGTCATCGATGGCATAGCGGTTGCGCTGGCACTGCTGGCAGCCTATTGGTTGCGCATCGGCAGTGGCCTGTTGCCGGAGCGGGCTTTCGAGGAGTTCGCCATCTATCTTCGCGTCAGCCTTCTGATTGTGCCCATCTGGCTGGTGATCTTTGCCGCCAACAATCTCTACGACGTGCGCACCGTGCTTGGTGGCCTCGATGTTTACATCGACATCGCCAAATCGGGCATGTATGCCATTGTGGCGGTCATCATGCTCGGATACTGGGTGCGGATTGCTACCCTCAGCCGGGGTTGGCTGATCTTGTTATGGTTCTTTGGCGTTCTTTTCGTCGGTGCAGGCCGTTTTCTGTTCCGCCAAATTATCTACTGGCTGCGCCGCCAGGGGCACCTGCGCACGCGTACGTTGATCGTTGGTGCCAATGAGCAGGGCATGGCCATCGCCCGCCAGTTTCGGGCGGCCTCGTCAGCCGGCGTTGAGATCGTCGGTTTCATCGATGACTTCCTGCCAGCCGGTGCCATGGTAAAACTGACGGAGAGCGGGCCGCAGGACGATTGCTCGCTTCGGGTACTCGGTGGCCCCGACCGCCTTCAGGATGTGGCTGCCCAGTACGATGTTGCCGAGGTCGTCGTTGTCAGCAATGCCGTGGCCTGGGAAACGTTCCAGGAGATTATGCAGGATGCCAGTCTGGCTGGCGATGAGGTACCTTTCGAGATCAGGCTGTCGCCCGGATTTTACGAGATCCTCACGACGGGCGTCCAGGTGACCCACGAGGCCCACGTGCCACTATTATTGGTCAACCGGCAACGCATCACAGGCTTCGATGCGCTGTTGAAGTCCGGCCTCGATTACGGTCTGGCAGCGCTCAACCTGGTGATAGCATTGCCGCTCATGGGCTTGATTGGCGTGGCGCTCAGGTGGAATAAAAAGGGTCCCGCGTTGGAGCGGCATCGGGTATTGGCGTCGGGCGGTGGCACGTTCACGACCTGGAAGTTCCACACCGGCTTGGGGCACACGCCGCGACCCCTGTTTGCCCATCCGTTGATTGGGACCGTTGAAAGCGAGAGGGATATGGCGTCCGGCGTTGCAGCAGCCACACAGGTCTCTGGTCTGCAGCGATTCCTGTTCAATACCGGCCTTGACAAAATGCCTCAGCTGATCAATATCCTGCGGGGCGAGATGAGTCTGGTTGGGCCCAGAACGGTATCGGTTGGACAGGCAGACGTGCATTCAACCTGGCTGCCCAATCTGCTCACTGTCAAGCCGGGGATCACAGGCCCCTGGGCTGTAGGCGAAAAACGCACCCTGGCCGACGAGATGCGCTTAACCATGTACTACATTCGCAATTGGACGATCTGGCTTGATCTGCAGATCCTTCTTCAGACAGCGCAGCGCGTATTGCGCCTCGAACGAGGCAAGGCGCAGATGCCGGACCGCTGA
- the gmhB gene encoding D-glycero-beta-D-manno-heptose 1,7-bisphosphate 7-phosphatase — MSIVSGQWSTVNGGGRRAVFLDRDGVINENRADYVRSWADVEFLPGVFPALERLAASDLAIVVITNQSPVGRGILTMEEMNAINDALVARIRSEGGRIDAVYACPHRPEDDCTCRKPRPGMLLQAAKDMDIDLGASFLVGDAVTDIEAGLRAGCRPVMVRTGRGESQLVQLRAAGYELVPVADDLAGAVTWIFDSER, encoded by the coding sequence TTGTCGATTGTCAGTGGTCAATGGTCTACGGTCAATGGGGGCGGGCGACGTGCCGTGTTTCTGGACCGGGATGGGGTGATCAACGAGAACCGGGCCGACTATGTGCGCTCCTGGGCCGATGTGGAATTCCTGCCGGGCGTTTTCCCGGCATTGGAACGCCTGGCTGCCAGCGACCTGGCGATCGTGGTCATTACCAATCAATCTCCGGTAGGCCGGGGCATTCTGACGATGGAAGAGATGAACGCGATCAACGATGCCCTCGTGGCCCGTATCCGCTCCGAGGGAGGGCGCATCGACGCCGTGTATGCATGTCCCCACCGGCCCGAGGATGATTGTACCTGCCGCAAACCGAGACCGGGCATGCTGCTGCAGGCGGCAAAAGATATGGATATCGATCTGGGAGCCTCTTTTTTGGTGGGAGATGCTGTCACCGACATTGAAGCCGGCCTGCGTGCCGGGTGCAGGCCAGTGATGGTTCGCACAGGCCGGGGAGAATCGCAACTGGTGCAGCTGCGGGCGGCGGGGTACGAGTTGGTCCCGGTGGCCGACGACCTGGCTGGGGCGGTTACCTGGATCTTCGATTCAGAGAGGTAG
- a CDS encoding glycosyltransferase family 4 protein — translation MTGTILDSSLSEGCCLTYLAEGTRHGSIAKLRRFGATLWQTAADLLGRSVDVMHLHVGDGTSFYRHALYLALGSWSGVPVLFHWHLPGDASAATSFFDGGSAVSRRLVRWTLRSATRVIVLSPGWQPVLVEIADAGPGFVQRVVMLSNPVDCQLIRPPDNPETRLPNQVLFLGDFSRRKGVRDLIAAVPQVAAAHPGVKVVICGGEPPPDLLREAVAFPEAVVFPGFVRGDDKLKLLQESSLLVLPSFAEGLPIAVLEAMAAGLPVVTTPVGGIPDIFEEPRNGLLVPPGDVTALAGAITALLDDPDLRDRMGNQNRRQALAEYDISIYVERLLELYRSVSG, via the coding sequence GTGACCGGAACCATTCTGGACTCGAGCCTCTCTGAAGGCTGTTGCTTGACCTACCTGGCTGAAGGCACTCGCCACGGTTCCATCGCCAAGCTACGGCGTTTCGGCGCGACGCTGTGGCAGACGGCCGCCGATCTGCTGGGACGGTCCGTGGACGTCATGCATCTGCATGTCGGAGACGGCACCAGCTTCTATCGCCACGCGCTTTATCTGGCTCTGGGGAGCTGGTCAGGTGTGCCGGTACTGTTTCACTGGCATTTGCCAGGGGATGCAAGTGCCGCGACGTCGTTTTTCGACGGCGGTAGCGCCGTCAGCAGGCGTCTTGTCCGTTGGACGTTGCGCAGCGCGACCAGGGTCATTGTGCTTTCGCCCGGCTGGCAGCCTGTTTTGGTTGAGATTGCGGATGCCGGGCCCGGGTTCGTACAGCGGGTAGTGATGCTATCAAACCCGGTGGATTGCCAGCTGATCAGGCCACCGGATAATCCCGAAACCCGATTGCCCAACCAGGTACTCTTTCTGGGCGATTTCTCCCGGCGCAAGGGTGTGCGGGACCTGATAGCCGCCGTGCCCCAGGTTGCCGCGGCCCATCCGGGCGTGAAGGTGGTTATTTGCGGCGGCGAACCGCCACCCGACCTGCTGCGAGAGGCAGTTGCCTTTCCAGAGGCGGTGGTCTTTCCCGGCTTTGTGCGCGGCGATGACAAGCTGAAACTGCTGCAGGAATCGAGCTTACTGGTGCTTCCCTCCTTTGCCGAGGGTCTTCCGATCGCCGTGCTGGAAGCCATGGCTGCCGGCCTTCCGGTAGTAACAACGCCTGTGGGCGGCATTCCTGACATTTTTGAGGAGCCGCGCAATGGCCTGTTGGTGCCACCAGGGGATGTGACAGCCCTGGCCGGTGCGATCACTGCATTGCTGGACGATCCCGATCTCCGCGATCGCATGGGAAACCAAAACCGCAGGCAGGCACTAGCGGAATACGACATCTCTATCTACGTGGAACGATTATTGGAGCTCTACAGGTCTGTATCTGGATGA
- a CDS encoding glycosyltransferase family 4 protein, whose amino-acid sequence MTDPLRILILNHNVVWKGGGTFFRTYHFARHLARRGHEVTLLTISPDARRGFQEKVVDGGLRMVEGPDMLWGMGRSGWDPWNSLNRMNFIRGDRWDMVHGFDSRPAVVLPAIYAQRARKMPMVLDWCDWWGRGGTNSERSNPVVRTAMAPVETFFEEAFRGYPDGATALGQPLYERALQKGVPHDRIIELAQGCDLEGIVPMDMLEARRQVGLSKDGIYLGYLGVLRHKNLPFLLDIMEAIRRRSGQDIKVLLIGNHKVDLAPAWQRGAGDYLIETGWIKYEQVSAYLSASNLLLLPLLDTVANNGIWPSKANDYLSSGRPTVSTRLDVLEDLWQRRRPGVLAGNDDPQQFAGAVLDLLADPENCREMGENARRTAEEEFDWRVLTEKLEAFYYRVLSWSR is encoded by the coding sequence ATGACCGATCCCCTGCGCATCCTGATCCTGAACCACAATGTTGTCTGGAAAGGTGGCGGTACCTTTTTCCGAACCTATCATTTTGCTCGCCATCTGGCCCGCCGCGGCCATGAGGTTACCCTGCTCACGATCTCACCGGACGCCCGGCGCGGATTCCAGGAGAAGGTCGTCGACGGTGGCCTGCGGATGGTGGAAGGCCCCGATATGCTGTGGGGCATGGGTCGCTCAGGCTGGGATCCCTGGAACAGCCTTAACCGCATGAACTTCATTCGGGGCGACCGGTGGGATATGGTGCATGGCTTCGACAGCCGGCCTGCCGTTGTTTTGCCTGCCATTTACGCCCAGCGAGCCCGGAAAATGCCCATGGTGTTGGACTGGTGCGACTGGTGGGGCAGGGGCGGCACCAACAGCGAACGATCCAATCCGGTGGTGCGGACGGCGATGGCGCCGGTGGAGACCTTTTTCGAGGAGGCCTTTCGAGGCTATCCAGATGGCGCAACTGCACTGGGCCAACCTCTCTACGAGCGAGCGCTGCAAAAAGGGGTTCCTCATGATCGCATCATCGAACTGGCCCAGGGCTGCGACCTGGAGGGAATCGTTCCCATGGACATGCTCGAGGCCCGTCGCCAGGTCGGTTTGAGCAAGGATGGCATTTATCTGGGATATCTTGGGGTGTTGCGCCACAAAAACCTGCCCTTTCTACTGGATATCATGGAAGCTATCCGCCGGCGAAGTGGTCAGGATATCAAGGTGTTGCTGATCGGCAATCACAAGGTTGATCTGGCTCCGGCCTGGCAACGTGGCGCCGGGGACTATTTGATCGAGACGGGATGGATCAAGTACGAGCAGGTTTCAGCCTATCTCAGCGCGAGCAATCTGCTGCTTCTGCCCCTGCTGGACACGGTAGCCAACAATGGAATCTGGCCCAGCAAGGCCAACGATTATCTTTCCTCCGGCCGGCCCACCGTGAGTACCCGGCTTGATGTATTGGAGGATCTCTGGCAACGGCGCCGCCCTGGCGTGCTGGCAGGCAATGACGATCCCCAACAGTTTGCCGGGGCGGTTCTTGACCTGCTGGCAGATCCCGAGAACTGCCGGGAAATGGGTGAAAATGCCCGCCGAACAGCGGAGGAGGAATTCGACTGGCGCGTCTTGACGGAGAAACTGGAGGCGTTTTATTACAGGGTGTTGAGCTGGAGCAGGTGA
- a CDS encoding SIS domain-containing protein, translating into MDSINWINTYLRDVSLLLDELSAEQIDAAAGQLLDAWRRQARVFVCGNGGSAAIASHFAGDLNKGTNVAGRHRFRAMSLVDNVPALMAWSNDDGYETGMAEQLRNFVEPGDLVIGFSGSGNSANVLNTIRLARQAGASTIGICGFDGGGLLQLSDVTIQVPSHGMEQVEDVFSVICHGLLFALRRRIRMEPPSGDALLASAQDAYPEE; encoded by the coding sequence ATGGACTCGATAAACTGGATCAACACCTATCTACGGGATGTGTCGCTGTTGCTTGACGAGCTTTCTGCTGAACAGATCGATGCGGCAGCAGGACAGTTGCTGGATGCCTGGCGCCGGCAGGCTCGTGTCTTTGTCTGCGGAAACGGTGGCAGCGCTGCCATCGCATCCCACTTTGCCGGCGACCTGAACAAGGGAACCAACGTGGCTGGCCGCCATCGCTTCCGCGCCATGTCCCTGGTCGATAATGTGCCCGCGCTCATGGCCTGGAGCAACGATGATGGCTACGAAACGGGCATGGCGGAACAGTTGCGCAACTTCGTCGAGCCGGGGGACCTGGTGATCGGTTTCAGCGGCAGTGGCAACTCGGCCAACGTCCTGAACACGATCAGGCTGGCTCGCCAGGCAGGCGCCTCCACAATCGGTATATGCGGATTCGATGGAGGTGGGTTGCTGCAACTGAGTGATGTGACGATTCAGGTGCCCAGTCACGGCATGGAACAGGTCGAGGATGTTTTTTCCGTGATCTGCCACGGCTTGCTTTTCGCCCTGCGCAGGCGGATACGCATGGAACCGCCCTCCGGCGATGCATTGCTTGCCAGCGCCCAGGATGCATATCCCGAGGAGTGA
- a CDS encoding sulfatase, with amino-acid sequence MINVLVYIVDALRADHLGCHGYGRETSPNIDRLAAESETVRFSRAFAPSTWTKPIAASILSGCYPPAHGVRTRSDLFLKAVPRLPELLQAAGYQTAAVSTIGNVSSSLGFAIGFDHFNDLYKDPSLVARREVSNTGAWKLYFEQDTTVVLPLAEDVNEHAFTWLDGATGQEKPWFLFLWALDPHDPYYPPSGFDRWSDPGYGGRIDGSAESVRQVRNQADVQRLLDLYDGEIAYTDTQFGLLLQRLRELEVFDDTLIVVAGDHGEAFGEHGDFVHGHLAYDEVMHVPLLIKMPRGKKRVPADVRKSCGALVQLTDIAPTILDVLGMAEEASEMQGKSLLPVLEGVSESDRAVYAETQSSIANNRLLAVRTERWKYLKVAPPAALDGEQHGSQTTGWQRRMQGYWQHLTNPEMVKKLVRNPMFYMRRQMADREMLFDLKADPGEQHNVIGGFPEVADGMRGLLADWLEQCHAYARISDQQAAGLGLDDETRRQLEGLGYLQ; translated from the coding sequence ATGATCAACGTTCTGGTCTACATCGTCGACGCCCTGCGCGCCGACCATCTGGGATGCCATGGCTATGGAAGGGAGACTTCGCCGAACATCGACCGTCTGGCGGCCGAATCGGAGACCGTGCGCTTCTCTCGTGCCTTCGCTCCCAGTACCTGGACCAAGCCAATAGCGGCCTCGATTCTCAGTGGGTGCTATCCGCCGGCCCATGGGGTTCGCACCCGCAGTGACCTGTTTTTGAAGGCTGTGCCACGCCTGCCGGAACTGCTGCAGGCAGCCGGTTACCAGACGGCGGCCGTGAGCACCATTGGCAATGTCTCCTCATCGCTGGGCTTTGCCATCGGTTTTGATCATTTCAACGATCTCTACAAGGATCCATCCCTGGTGGCCCGGCGCGAGGTCAGCAATACCGGCGCCTGGAAGCTTTACTTCGAGCAGGACACGACGGTCGTATTGCCTTTGGCCGAGGATGTCAACGAGCATGCCTTCACCTGGCTGGACGGGGCAACCGGTCAGGAAAAACCCTGGTTTCTGTTTCTCTGGGCCCTGGACCCGCACGATCCCTATTACCCGCCGTCCGGTTTCGATCGATGGTCGGATCCAGGATATGGTGGCCGGATCGATGGCAGCGCAGAAAGCGTGCGCCAGGTGCGCAATCAGGCGGACGTTCAGCGTCTCCTGGACCTTTACGATGGCGAGATCGCTTACACTGACACCCAATTCGGGCTGTTGTTGCAGCGCTTGAGGGAACTGGAGGTGTTCGACGATACGTTGATCGTTGTGGCAGGTGACCATGGTGAGGCCTTCGGGGAACACGGCGATTTCGTACATGGGCATCTGGCCTACGATGAGGTAATGCACGTGCCGTTGCTGATCAAGATGCCTCGAGGAAAAAAGAGGGTGCCTGCCGACGTCAGGAAGTCCTGCGGTGCATTGGTGCAGTTGACCGATATTGCACCGACGATCCTGGATGTCCTGGGCATGGCAGAGGAAGCGAGCGAAATGCAGGGGAAAAGCTTGCTGCCGGTATTGGAAGGCGTGTCAGAGTCGGATCGAGCCGTCTATGCCGAGACTCAGTCCTCCATTGCCAACAACCGGCTTCTGGCCGTACGTACGGAGAGATGGAAGTACCTGAAGGTTGCACCGCCGGCTGCCCTTGATGGCGAGCAGCATGGTTCGCAAACTACAGGTTGGCAGCGGCGAATGCAGGGATACTGGCAACACCTCACCAATCCCGAAATGGTCAAAAAACTGGTGCGCAATCCTATGTTCTATATGCGCCGACAGATGGCCGATCGGGAAATGCTCTTCGATCTTAAGGCTGATCCCGGGGAACAACACAATGTCATCGGGGGCTTTCCGGAGGTTGCGGATGGTATGCGCGGTCTGCTCGCTGACTGGTTGGAGCAATGCCATGCCTATGCCCGGATCAGCGATCAGCAGGCAGCGGGTCTTGGTTTGGATGATGAGACCCGGCGCCAATTGGAAGGGTTGGGCTATCTTCAATGA
- a CDS encoding NAD-dependent epimerase/dehydratase family protein, whose protein sequence is MTKILVTGGAGFIGSHTVDLLLEKGYTVRVLDALMPPVHIPGQVPDYLPADVEFIHGDVRDREVVRRALEGIDWVLHLAAYQDYLTDFSKFFDINATGTALIYELIVAERLPIEKVVVASSQAVYGEGKYQCADHGIQYPLLRPEEQLMASRWEVSCPVCGGPMSHSLTDEAVVRPHNQYAMSKYTQEMIAINLGGRYGIASAAMRYSITQGPRQSFRNAYSGICRIFVTRMLAGQRPVAYEDGGQLRDYVYVGDVARANVLVLEDERADGQVFNVGGAHPVTVLEYGGLVADVLDVDLHPEVPGEYRFGDTRHIVSDISRLRALGWEPETSLGEIIAEYAAWAWQQPGLGDYYAGAEEVMKQLGTVRIAGA, encoded by the coding sequence ATGACGAAGATACTGGTTACCGGTGGAGCCGGTTTCATCGGCTCCCACACAGTCGACCTGCTGCTGGAAAAGGGTTACACTGTGCGGGTGCTGGACGCGCTCATGCCACCGGTGCACATCCCTGGCCAGGTGCCGGACTATCTTCCGGCCGACGTGGAATTCATCCATGGGGATGTGCGGGATCGGGAGGTGGTGCGCCGGGCCCTGGAAGGCATCGATTGGGTGCTTCATCTCGCAGCCTACCAGGATTACCTGACAGACTTCAGCAAGTTCTTCGATATCAATGCCACCGGTACGGCGTTGATCTACGAACTCATCGTGGCGGAGCGCCTGCCGATCGAGAAGGTTGTCGTTGCCAGCAGCCAGGCAGTGTATGGCGAGGGCAAGTATCAATGTGCTGACCACGGCATACAATATCCGTTGCTGCGTCCGGAGGAGCAACTGATGGCCTCCAGGTGGGAGGTAAGCTGTCCCGTCTGCGGTGGCCCGATGAGTCATTCTCTGACAGATGAAGCTGTTGTCAGGCCCCACAACCAATATGCCATGTCGAAGTACACCCAGGAGATGATCGCCATCAACCTGGGAGGGCGCTATGGCATTGCTTCGGCGGCCATGCGTTACTCGATCACTCAGGGTCCCCGCCAGAGCTTTCGCAATGCCTACTCCGGTATCTGCCGCATATTCGTCACTCGGATGCTGGCGGGGCAACGGCCGGTCGCCTACGAGGATGGTGGCCAGTTGCGCGACTATGTCTACGTGGGCGATGTGGCCCGGGCCAACGTTCTGGTTCTGGAGGATGAGCGGGCTGACGGCCAGGTATTCAACGTAGGTGGCGCACACCCGGTGACCGTGCTAGAATACGGAGGACTGGTTGCCGATGTGCTTGATGTGGACTTGCATCCAGAAGTGCCCGGTGAATACCGATTTGGCGACACGCGGCATATCGTCTCCGATATCAGCAGACTGCGCGCTCTGGGTTGGGAACCAGAAACCTCGCTAGGTGAGATTATTGCCGAGTATGCGGCCTGGGCCTGGCAGCAGCCTGGTCTCGGAGATTACTATGCGGGGGCTGAAGAGGTTATGAAGCAGTTAGGGACTGTTCGTATCGCCGGTGCCTGA
- a CDS encoding nucleotidyltransferase family protein translates to MLCRTVLTSDETRRIRALVQGPVDWTSLARLAELHEVTGLVRHNLATLDLVEAVPEKPRQRITDGARQISFDMMVQARQAVLVLNRLEEAGIHPVYLKGIALADMVYGDFTLRPSIDIDLLVEKRDLEDACRVMQSLGFLDPEKDFVDFHLANGYALNLHGRLLTEQPLAVEVHWALSPRGLIPLDYALLRRRSEIFAIEGTPATRFSPEDMLLHQAMHLRKHRFVGLRWLCDAAELIRRFDTLLDWEYIVASSQSAGISTLLYAALSLSSDLLDSPVPPGVLDATCPSLLRRRVLSTILPEDMLAVPEMDDKEGWTRLAMIEVLLLDRPAAMWQEFRFRMFPPPEGSLGIGTREMSRSQRLGFQARRLARRSVTMLSK, encoded by the coding sequence TTGCTGTGCAGGACGGTACTGACCTCCGATGAGACCCGCCGTATCCGCGCTCTGGTTCAGGGGCCGGTGGACTGGACTTCATTGGCCAGGCTGGCAGAACTGCACGAAGTGACCGGTCTCGTGCGACACAATCTGGCAACGCTGGACCTGGTCGAAGCAGTTCCCGAAAAGCCGCGGCAACGGATCACCGATGGCGCCCGCCAGATTTCCTTCGATATGATGGTGCAGGCCAGACAGGCCGTGCTGGTGCTGAATAGGCTGGAAGAAGCAGGAATCCACCCCGTTTACCTCAAGGGCATTGCTCTGGCCGATATGGTATACGGTGACTTCACCTTGCGCCCCTCCATCGATATCGACTTGCTTGTCGAAAAGCGTGACCTGGAGGATGCATGTCGCGTGATGCAGTCCCTCGGGTTCCTTGATCCTGAAAAGGATTTCGTCGATTTTCATCTGGCCAATGGCTACGCCCTGAACTTACATGGTCGTTTGCTGACCGAGCAACCGTTGGCCGTGGAGGTGCATTGGGCTCTGTCGCCTCGTGGGCTGATTCCGCTCGATTATGCATTGTTGCGGCGGCGCTCGGAGATCTTTGCAATCGAAGGGACTCCGGCCACCAGGTTCTCGCCCGAGGATATGTTGCTGCACCAGGCCATGCACCTGCGTAAGCACAGGTTCGTCGGGCTGCGGTGGCTGTGCGATGCGGCTGAGTTGATTCGCCGCTTTGACACCCTGCTGGACTGGGAGTATATCGTGGCCAGTTCCCAATCTGCTGGCATAAGCACGCTGTTGTATGCTGCCCTGTCGCTTTCCAGTGACCTGCTGGACTCGCCCGTCCCGCCAGGCGTGCTCGACGCAACCTGTCCATCGTTGCTTCGCCGGCGCGTTTTGTCGACCATCCTGCCGGAAGATATGCTGGCTGTGCCGGAGATGGATGACAAGGAAGGCTGGACGCGGCTGGCAATGATCGAAGTGTTGCTGTTGGATCGACCTGCAGCCATGTGGCAGGAGTTTCGGTTTCGAATGTTTCCGCCGCCAGAGGGCAGTCTTGGTATTGGAACCAGAGAGATGAGCCGTAGCCAACGACTTGGATTCCAGGCACGCCGGCTTGCTCGTCGATCTGTAACGATGTTGTCGAAATGA
- a CDS encoding sugar transferase yields MPGTAKMEATTDTTQLISAEWADQNAPPGYRPIKRAVDVWLSLLVLFLGSPIWLLIGLMIKFTSKGPVFYSGTVVGKGGVPFRYYKFRTMAADSDNTAHKEWLEQFVKSDAAFGEDESGQRIFKVVNDPRVTSIGRWLRKLSIDEVPQMLNVLMGQISLVGPRPPVPYEYEHYDDWARQRLSVTPGITGLYQVTARSQVGFSEMVEIDLDYIRRRSIWLDLRIMIKTPFVMLIGKGAG; encoded by the coding sequence ATGCCGGGTACTGCTAAAATGGAAGCGACGACTGACACAACACAACTGATTAGTGCCGAATGGGCGGACCAAAACGCACCGCCCGGGTATAGACCCATAAAACGCGCGGTTGATGTCTGGCTTTCCCTCCTGGTTCTCTTCCTGGGCAGTCCGATTTGGCTGCTGATTGGTCTGATGATAAAGTTCACGTCCAAGGGGCCAGTGTTCTATAGCGGTACCGTAGTTGGAAAAGGAGGCGTGCCTTTTCGCTACTACAAGTTTCGCACCATGGCTGCCGACAGCGACAACACGGCTCACAAGGAATGGCTGGAGCAGTTCGTAAAAAGCGATGCAGCCTTCGGGGAGGATGAAAGTGGCCAGCGGATCTTCAAGGTTGTCAACGATCCACGGGTAACTTCGATCGGACGCTGGCTGCGCAAGTTGAGTATCGACGAAGTGCCCCAGATGTTGAACGTGCTGATGGGCCAAATCAGCCTGGTAGGTCCCCGGCCGCCGGTGCCTTACGAGTACGAACACTATGACGACTGGGCCAGGCAGCGCCTGAGTGTGACACCAGGCATCACCGGGCTTTATCAGGTCACGGCGCGCAGTCAGGTTGGTTTCAGCGAGATGGTCGAGATCGACCTCGATTATATCAGGCGCCGTTCGATCTGGCTGGACCTCCGGATCATGATCAAAACGCCCTTTGTGATGTTGATCGGAAAGGGTGCTGGTTAG